From Bacillus basilensis, a single genomic window includes:
- a CDS encoding DsbA family oxidoreductase, whose translation MKIEVWSDFVCPFCYIGKHRLEMALEQFPHKKDVEVEFKSFELDQNAPIYSGTSINEVLASKYGISIEEAKRNNVQLGNHAASMGLSFNFDEMKPTNTFDAHRLAKFAKDQGKEKEITENLLFAYFTESRNLSDVDTLATIAEVSGLDKQEALSVINDKNAYANDVRIDESIAQQYQISGVPYFIINQKYAISGAQPLETFVGALQQVWEEENPAPKLQELSAEEGNDMSCNDGSCSVPSKEQ comes from the coding sequence ATGAAAATTGAAGTATGGTCAGATTTTGTATGTCCATTTTGCTATATTGGGAAACATAGATTAGAAATGGCTTTAGAGCAATTTCCGCATAAGAAGGATGTTGAAGTTGAGTTTAAAAGTTTTGAATTAGACCAAAATGCTCCAATCTATTCTGGAACAAGTATTAATGAAGTACTTGCATCAAAGTATGGGATTAGTATTGAAGAAGCTAAACGTAATAATGTGCAACTAGGCAATCATGCAGCTAGTATGGGTTTAAGTTTTAATTTTGATGAGATGAAGCCGACGAACACTTTTGATGCGCATCGTCTTGCAAAATTTGCAAAGGATCAAGGGAAAGAAAAAGAGATTACGGAAAATCTACTTTTTGCATACTTCACTGAATCGAGAAATTTAAGTGATGTGGATACTCTTGCTACTATCGCTGAAGTATCAGGCTTAGATAAGCAAGAAGCTTTAAGTGTTATTAACGATAAAAATGCGTATGCCAATGATGTTAGAATTGATGAATCGATTGCACAGCAATATCAAATTTCAGGAGTACCTTATTTTATTATTAATCAAAAGTATGCTATTTCGGGTGCGCAACCACTTGAGACTTTTGTTGGTGCACTTCAGCAAGTATGGGAAGAGGAGAATCCTGCACCGAAGTTACAAGAACTTTCAGCAGAAGAAGGAAACGATATGTCTTGTAATGATGGAAGTTGTTCAGTGCCATCAAAAGAACAATAG